From Kineosporia succinea, the proteins below share one genomic window:
- a CDS encoding polysaccharide biosynthesis tyrosine autokinase has translation MTIVQYLHVLRRQWLVVLLLAALGLGAAWAYTSRQVRTYSATTQMFVGITGDGQDSVSQMSQGSTFVQQRIKSYADVVTSPKVLEEVRSTYGVPVSASQISVTAPTDTVLLEITVTDTVPDRAKVIADGIAARFPNYVAMLERLPGQSGSPVRLSVVEDAQVPTSPVSPRVPLNLALGLLVGLGLGIGAAVLRDALNTSVSGVSDIEKLTGAVPLGVVPFDAGTSRQPLVDADEQGARAEAFRTLRTNLQFADVDSPPRVIVVTSPLPNEGKSTSACNLALTLALGGARVVLVDGDLRKPSVGQYLGISSGAGLTTVLAGRHDLRDVVTVYGRDTLAVLPSGPTPPNPSELLGSQQMADLLATLADHYDVVVVDAPPLLPVTDAAVLAAAADGAVLVLRHGKTRKEDANRALQALDAVNAKLLGSVLNFAPQRKRRGGYDGYGYGYGYGETTTTKASAPAVRPSSVTLPAPENSPASTA, from the coding sequence GTGACCATCGTTCAGTACCTGCACGTGCTGCGACGGCAGTGGCTGGTCGTCCTGCTGCTCGCCGCTCTCGGCCTGGGCGCGGCCTGGGCCTACACGAGCCGCCAGGTACGCACCTACTCGGCCACCACGCAGATGTTCGTCGGCATCACCGGCGACGGGCAGGACAGCGTGTCCCAGATGAGCCAGGGCAGCACCTTCGTCCAGCAGCGCATCAAGTCGTACGCCGACGTGGTCACCAGCCCCAAGGTGCTCGAAGAGGTCCGCTCGACCTACGGCGTGCCGGTCTCGGCGAGCCAGATCAGCGTCACCGCGCCGACCGACACGGTGCTGCTCGAGATCACCGTGACCGACACCGTGCCCGACCGCGCCAAGGTCATCGCCGACGGCATCGCCGCCCGCTTCCCCAACTACGTGGCCATGCTGGAACGCCTTCCCGGGCAGTCCGGTTCGCCGGTGCGCCTGTCCGTCGTCGAAGACGCCCAGGTGCCCACCTCACCGGTCTCCCCGCGGGTGCCGCTGAACCTGGCGCTCGGCCTGCTCGTCGGGCTCGGCCTGGGCATCGGCGCGGCCGTGCTGCGTGACGCCCTGAACACCTCGGTGAGCGGCGTCTCGGACATCGAGAAGCTCACCGGCGCGGTGCCTCTCGGCGTGGTGCCGTTCGATGCCGGCACCAGCCGCCAGCCCCTGGTCGACGCGGACGAGCAGGGGGCCCGGGCCGAGGCGTTCCGTACGCTGCGCACCAACCTGCAGTTCGCCGACGTCGACTCCCCGCCCCGCGTCATCGTGGTCACCTCACCGCTGCCGAACGAGGGAAAGAGCACCTCCGCCTGCAATCTCGCGCTCACCCTGGCCCTCGGCGGAGCCCGGGTGGTGCTGGTGGACGGCGACCTGCGCAAGCCCAGCGTGGGCCAGTACCTGGGCATCAGCAGCGGGGCCGGCCTGACCACGGTGCTCGCCGGGCGTCACGACCTGCGCGACGTGGTCACGGTCTACGGCCGCGACACCCTGGCCGTGCTGCCCTCCGGCCCCACTCCCCCGAACCCCTCGGAACTGCTGGGTTCTCAGCAGATGGCCGACCTGCTGGCCACCCTGGCCGACCACTACGACGTGGTCGTGGTCGACGCGCCGCCCCTGCTGCCGGTCACCGACGCGGCGGTGCTCGCGGCCGCCGCCGACGGCGCGGTGCTGGTGCTGCGGCACGGCAAGACCCGCAAGGAAGACGCCAACCGGGCGCTGCAGGCCCTCGACGCGGTGAACGCGAAACTGCTGGGCTCGGTGCTGAACTTCGCCCCCCAGCGCAAGCGGCGCGGCGGCTATGACGGGTACGGCTACGGATACGGGTACGGCGAGACCACGACCACCAAGGCCTCGGCCCCGGCCGTGCGTCCCTCCAGCGTGACCCTGCCCGCCCCGGAAAACTCCCCGGCCTCCACGGCCTGA
- a CDS encoding S1 family peptidase: MKPRRLLVGLATSSLVAIALAAPATSAGASIGIGNVPTDELVAVSAAQKESVKQDQAADALVKTLGKESAGVYYEGSTLKASVTTKAALKKAEAAGATATVVKNSTAQLTSAVATLDESVKLPGTSYGIDPATNKVLVTVDSTVTGAKLAKVKAAVADLGSKATLEQVSGTFTKKIAGGQAIYGGGYRCSLGFNVVSGSTYYFLTAGHCGEVASTWYSNSAQTTVLGPTVSYSFPGNDYALVRYSSSTTAHPGTVYTYNGSQEISSAGTPTVGQTVYRSGSTTGVHSGRVTGLNTTVNYSDGTSVSQAIRTTVCAEGGDSGGSLYSGTVAYGLTSGGSGNCTSGGITYFQPVPEALSAYGVSIY; encoded by the coding sequence GTGAAACCACGCCGTCTGCTTGTTGGCCTGGCCACTTCCAGTCTCGTCGCCATTGCGCTCGCCGCACCCGCAACGTCCGCGGGTGCCTCGATCGGCATCGGCAACGTCCCCACTGATGAACTGGTGGCCGTGTCGGCCGCGCAGAAGGAGTCCGTGAAGCAGGACCAGGCGGCCGACGCCCTGGTCAAGACGCTCGGGAAGGAGAGTGCGGGCGTCTACTACGAGGGCTCGACCCTCAAGGCCTCGGTGACCACGAAGGCCGCGCTGAAGAAGGCCGAGGCGGCCGGGGCCACCGCGACCGTGGTGAAGAACTCGACGGCGCAGCTGACCTCGGCGGTGGCCACGCTCGACGAGTCGGTCAAGCTGCCGGGCACGTCGTACGGCATCGACCCGGCGACGAACAAGGTGCTGGTCACGGTGGACAGCACGGTGACCGGGGCGAAACTGGCCAAGGTGAAGGCCGCGGTGGCGGACCTGGGCTCGAAGGCCACGCTGGAGCAGGTCTCCGGCACCTTCACCAAGAAGATCGCGGGTGGCCAGGCCATCTACGGCGGTGGGTACCGCTGTTCACTGGGCTTCAACGTGGTGAGCGGCTCGACCTACTACTTCCTGACCGCCGGGCACTGTGGTGAGGTGGCGAGCACCTGGTACTCGAACTCCGCGCAGACCACGGTGCTCGGGCCGACGGTGAGCTACTCGTTCCCGGGCAACGACTACGCCCTGGTGCGGTACAGCAGCTCGACGACCGCCCACCCGGGAACGGTCTACACCTACAACGGCTCGCAGGAGATCTCCAGCGCGGGCACGCCGACGGTCGGCCAGACCGTCTACCGCAGCGGTAGCACCACCGGCGTGCACAGCGGCCGGGTGACCGGGCTCAACACCACCGTCAACTACAGCGACGGCACGTCGGTCTCGCAGGCCATCCGCACCACGGTCTGCGCCGAGGGTGGCGACAGCGGTGGCTCGCTCTACTCGGGCACCGTGGCCTACGGGCTGACCTCGGGCGGCAGCGGTAACTGCACCTCCGGCGGGATCACGTACTTCCAGCCGGTTCCGGAGGCCCTCAGCGCCTACGGGGTGAGCATCTACTGA
- a CDS encoding tetratricopeptide repeat protein, with translation MPELQAVLDTALARADRASAERFRLLIQAGTAARAAAGRRRSTAEKSPSSPAPVAPVSPVARSAGPGRSVRATRVGQNLADTAGRGVGIARTSVRDRTNMPGRLRPARRRPGAPGDLSPVAPVPGPGTPGSGVTGVPGIAPVTHDWLTDPLVQLRASDSVPEGGAPTVAPSFACSPPEGWGASWQEHRGQGLSEPPGGLLAVGRSDVEAVHETVSFFSRVDQRRGGGHARTAVLQYLTSDVSAFLHGRFTDDSVRRQMFAAAGELAALVGWMSYDDAEHQTAQWAYAIAVKLATEAGDDPLAGFALRAMSRQVLDLGQPERALDLAAASVSGDRYRRAVPRERALLSLGQARALAMAGDRQAATVAVKQAEAELAAAGLSGSEPDRVFFVSEASLAHQSGCVLRDFGDLRGALEAFERSVQIRPRSKFPRAHAITLGDLGDVQARLGHHDRAVTTWSQALDAMSGVRSARTRAIARRIRVMTASKPVRVAGSEELAARVEHYLAG, from the coding sequence ATGCCAGAGCTGCAGGCGGTGCTGGACACCGCCCTGGCCCGGGCCGACCGGGCCAGTGCCGAGCGGTTCCGGCTGCTGATCCAGGCCGGCACGGCGGCGCGAGCCGCCGCGGGCCGGCGGCGCAGCACTGCGGAGAAGTCGCCCTCCTCACCGGCACCGGTGGCTCCGGTGTCCCCGGTGGCGAGGTCGGCGGGTCCCGGGCGTTCGGTCCGGGCCACCCGGGTCGGCCAGAACCTGGCCGACACCGCAGGCCGGGGTGTGGGCATCGCCCGGACCTCGGTGCGCGACCGCACGAACATGCCCGGCCGGCTCCGGCCGGCGCGCCGTCGTCCGGGTGCTCCCGGCGACCTGTCACCGGTGGCTCCGGTGCCGGGTCCCGGCACACCGGGTTCCGGCGTGACGGGTGTTCCGGGTATCGCCCCGGTGACGCACGACTGGCTGACCGACCCTCTGGTCCAGCTGCGGGCGTCCGACTCCGTGCCGGAGGGCGGTGCGCCCACGGTCGCGCCGTCGTTCGCCTGTTCCCCGCCCGAGGGCTGGGGGGCGAGCTGGCAGGAGCACCGGGGCCAGGGTCTGTCCGAACCGCCGGGAGGTCTGCTGGCGGTCGGGCGCAGCGATGTCGAGGCGGTGCACGAGACCGTCTCCTTCTTCAGTCGCGTCGACCAGCGCCGGGGTGGTGGTCATGCCCGCACCGCGGTGCTGCAGTACCTCACCTCCGACGTGTCGGCGTTCCTGCATGGGCGGTTCACCGACGACTCGGTCCGGCGGCAGATGTTCGCCGCGGCCGGGGAGCTGGCCGCTCTGGTGGGCTGGATGTCGTACGACGACGCGGAGCACCAGACCGCCCAGTGGGCCTATGCGATCGCGGTCAAGCTGGCCACCGAGGCCGGTGACGATCCACTCGCCGGGTTCGCCCTGAGGGCGATGTCCCGGCAGGTGCTCGACCTCGGTCAGCCGGAGCGGGCGCTCGACCTGGCCGCCGCGTCGGTCAGCGGCGACCGCTACCGGCGGGCGGTGCCCCGTGAGCGGGCGCTGCTGTCTCTGGGCCAGGCCCGGGCTCTCGCGATGGCGGGCGACCGGCAGGCGGCCACGGTGGCGGTGAAGCAGGCCGAGGCGGAACTCGCCGCGGCCGGGCTGTCCGGCTCCGAGCCCGACCGGGTGTTCTTCGTGAGTGAGGCCTCGCTGGCTCACCAGTCCGGGTGTGTGCTGCGTGACTTCGGAGACCTGCGCGGTGCGCTCGAGGCCTTCGAGCGCTCGGTGCAGATCCGGCCGCGCTCGAAGTTCCCGCGGGCGCACGCCATCACCCTGGGCGACCTGGGCGACGTGCAGGCCCGGCTGGGGCATCACGACCGGGCGGTCACCACCTGGTCGCAGGCGCTCGACGCGATGTCGGGCGTGCGCTCGGCCCGCACCCGCGCCATCGCCCGTCGCA